In Clostridium sp., one DNA window encodes the following:
- a CDS encoding efflux RND transporter periplasmic adaptor subunit: MKKILIPIIIVIIAVSVIVYRNTTKKSENNKVQSSQAQVTVQNIESTVSGSGSVMPLNSQSIKAVGADTVSQVFVSKDQEVTAGQELITFENGSAAITAPYNGIISQVNVSGGDIVNPNQALLSIFDNKNFYTTISVDETDVPNLKIGQKANIKVNAFPDTSFTGTVKDISQQGTYSNGVSTFNVIIYFDKINNIKSGMSAEASIITASKNNVLAVPIEAIRDMNGKKFVILSSDDGKRKMQQVQIGINNGKMVQIVEGLTKGQEVQLPQTESSSGNQSSGRNGSGFGMMRGGGAGSFRQGGNGGSQNGGTN; encoded by the coding sequence GTGAAAAAGATACTTATTCCAATAATAATAGTGATAATAGCAGTAAGTGTTATAGTATATAGAAATACCACAAAAAAATCCGAAAATAATAAAGTACAGTCTTCACAAGCTCAAGTAACCGTACAGAATATTGAGAGTACAGTTTCCGGTTCAGGAAGTGTTATGCCCCTGAATAGCCAGTCAATTAAAGCTGTAGGAGCAGATACTGTATCTCAGGTATTTGTAAGCAAAGACCAGGAGGTAACCGCAGGGCAGGAACTTATTACTTTTGAAAATGGAAGTGCCGCAATAACAGCTCCCTATAATGGAATAATAAGTCAGGTAAATGTAAGTGGAGGAGATATTGTAAATCCCAATCAAGCTCTTTTGAGTATATTTGATAACAAGAATTTTTATACCACAATATCTGTAGATGAAACAGATGTCCCCAATCTGAAGATCGGCCAAAAGGCCAATATAAAAGTTAATGCATTTCCAGATACTAGTTTCACAGGTACTGTTAAGGATATAAGTCAGCAGGGAACGTATTCGAATGGAGTATCAACTTTTAATGTAATTATATATTTTGATAAAATAAATAACATAAAATCCGGAATGTCTGCAGAGGCCTCTATAATAACAGCATCAAAGAATAATGTACTAGCTGTGCCTATAGAAGCAATAAGAGATATGAATGGTAAAAAATTTGTAATACTATCTTCTGACGATGGAAAAAGAAAAATGCAGCAAGTTCAGATAGGAATTAATAACGGGAAAATGGTTCAGATAGTTGAAGGGCTTACAAAAGGACAAGAAGTTCAATTGCCTCAGACTGAAAGTTCAAGCGGAAATCAATCTTCAGGAAGAAACGGAAGCGGATTCGGAATGATGAGAGGCGGAGGAGCAGGCAGTTTTAGGCAGGGAGGAAATGGTGGAAGTCAAAATGGAGGAACAAATTAG
- a CDS encoding ABC transporter ATP-binding protein has translation MIEIRNLCRYYTMGDTEIKALDNINLSISENEFVSIVGPSGSGKSTLMNIIGCLDVCDSGDYILNGININEMSESQLADVRNKQIGFIFQNFNLLSKMNAVENVELPLLYRGISEKKSRERAMECLEKVKLKGREYHRPNQLSGGQQQRVAIARALAGEPKIILADEPTGALDRKTSGEIMGIMKELHENGQTIILITHDLKIAKQAKRIVTMEDGKLYVGED, from the coding sequence ATGATAGAGATTAGAAATCTGTGCAGGTACTATACTATGGGAGATACTGAAATAAAAGCACTGGACAATATCAATTTAAGTATATCTGAGAATGAATTTGTTTCAATTGTGGGCCCGTCCGGTTCCGGCAAATCTACGCTTATGAATATAATCGGATGCCTTGATGTCTGTGATTCTGGAGACTATATTCTAAATGGTATAAACATAAATGAAATGAGTGAATCTCAGTTAGCTGATGTAAGAAATAAACAGATAGGATTCATATTTCAAAATTTCAACCTGCTTTCTAAAATGAATGCTGTAGAAAATGTAGAATTACCTCTCCTATACAGGGGGATAAGTGAGAAAAAATCCAGGGAAAGAGCTATGGAATGTCTTGAGAAGGTAAAACTTAAAGGAAGAGAGTATCACAGGCCAAATCAACTTTCAGGAGGGCAGCAGCAAAGGGTGGCTATTGCCAGGGCGCTTGCAGGAGAGCCCAAGATCATACTGGCAGATGAACCTACAGGTGCTCTGGATAGAAAGACAAGTGGGGAAATAATGGGTATTATGAAAGAACTCCATGAAAATGGTCAGACTATAATATTGATAACTCATGATTTGAAAATTGCAAAGCAGGCAAAGAGGATTGTGACCATGGAAGATGGAAAATTATACGTGGGGGAGGATTAA
- a CDS encoding ECF transporter S component has protein sequence MDNIKKLTYAGLLTALAIIIPTAFGFLKIQLGPFSATLASHVPMFLSMFLGPVPAVIVGIGSAVGFLITSPAVIAARASSHIFVGLLGAVLLKKGVSFKKVIALTAPVHAILEAIFVIPFGFTMFKVLVVVGAGTFAHHIVDGVIAFTLVSTLARTLKVNLGKA, from the coding sequence ATGGATAATATAAAGAAATTGACCTATGCAGGACTTTTAACTGCTCTCGCAATCATAATACCAACGGCTTTTGGTTTTCTGAAAATTCAATTAGGACCTTTCAGTGCTACACTGGCTTCTCATGTTCCTATGTTTTTATCTATGTTTCTTGGACCGGTACCAGCTGTAATAGTTGGGATAGGCTCTGCAGTTGGTTTTTTAATAACAAGTCCGGCTGTAATTGCAGCAAGGGCATCAAGTCATATATTTGTTGGACTTTTAGGGGCTGTTTTGCTGAAAAAAGGTGTGTCATTTAAAAAAGTCATTGCTTTGACTGCACCTGTGCATGCTATCCTGGAGGCAATATTTGTAATACCGTTTGGATTTACCATGTTCAAAGTACTTGTAGTAGTTGGAGCAGGTACCTTTGCTCACCATATAGTTGATGGAGTTATTGCTTTTACACTTGTAAGTACGCTGGCCAGAACATTGAAAGTCAATCTTGGAAAAGCTTAG
- the helD gene encoding RNA polymerase recycling motor HelD, whose translation MAIKDEDMKIEEKHLKDTEKWIKEQIESITEDDRKLKLDIDGLRKQLKGKYNQELETKEKLYKMTQQHLEKYIESQERPYFGRIDFREYKRDEETFYIGKFGLGDVKDGDEKVIDWRSPLADLYYSGTFGDVFYRAPNGIISGKLSLKRKFLIRYGKLENAFDDAVNDIILRSSNEEGNALVDEFLRINLEESVSSRLKDVVATIQKEQNDIIRSEKNTALVVQGSAGSGKTTVALHRLAYILYKYKGKLSGNDILVVAPNKLFLDYISEVLPDLGVNNVNQDTFEDICRKILNIKFKIFTKDQKLSYLVEENSEKDRKFVVESSSLRGSILYKNFLDEYVNYMEKEDAKIDDIKVYDYVLFKKEEIIRLYLKDMTNLPINKRKEEIRRYFELKIDNKIKTILDKIDFSYEYLIARIKKSMDDCSERRNKFIQLYNERDAKKKRLRLDARKCFYEYFDKWNGMDTENKYSNFLNDETVFFQIAGGKVKKTIWKFMRDEFNENIKRGILDSDDLASLVYLKFKIEGVDDAFKYKHIVIDEAQDYSKFQFAVLKELTCNNSMTIVGDVGQGIYYYKGISQWEDLVRDIFDDNFKYVEITQSYRSTIEIIEFANEVLKFQENSLKPATPILRHGEKPKLVQFKTNREFGEQLDKIVEHVYSRNKKSIAVIGKDHNQCKKIRDYLRKYSKYKWTLIKDNDKNLKLDFVIIPSYMTKGLEFDCTVIYNCDEKNYGCYELDKKILYVALTRALHFEYIFYSGTISKLIK comes from the coding sequence ATGGCTATAAAAGATGAGGATATGAAGATTGAGGAGAAACATCTCAAAGATACTGAAAAATGGATAAAGGAACAGATTGAAAGTATAACTGAAGATGACAGGAAACTTAAATTAGATATAGATGGTTTGAGAAAACAATTAAAGGGGAAATATAATCAAGAGCTTGAAACCAAGGAAAAATTGTATAAGATGACCCAGCAGCATCTGGAAAAGTATATAGAAAGTCAGGAACGACCTTATTTTGGACGTATAGACTTTAGAGAGTACAAGAGGGATGAGGAGACATTCTATATTGGAAAATTTGGACTTGGCGATGTAAAAGATGGTGATGAAAAGGTGATTGATTGGAGATCACCCCTTGCAGATCTGTATTACAGCGGAACTTTTGGAGATGTATTTTATAGAGCTCCAAATGGAATAATCAGCGGCAAATTGAGCCTGAAAAGAAAATTTTTAATAAGGTATGGTAAACTTGAGAATGCTTTTGATGACGCTGTAAATGACATCATACTACGATCTTCTAATGAAGAAGGAAATGCTCTGGTGGATGAATTCCTGAGGATAAATTTGGAGGAAAGTGTAAGCAGCAGGCTGAAGGATGTAGTTGCCACTATACAAAAAGAGCAGAATGATATAATAAGATCGGAGAAAAACACTGCACTTGTAGTACAGGGATCGGCTGGATCTGGGAAAACTACTGTAGCGCTTCACAGACTGGCATATATTTTGTATAAGTACAAGGGAAAATTAAGTGGAAATGATATACTCGTAGTAGCACCTAACAAGTTGTTCCTTGATTATATATCGGAAGTTCTTCCGGATCTTGGAGTGAACAATGTAAATCAGGATACTTTTGAGGATATATGCAGAAAGATATTGAATATAAAATTTAAAATATTTACGAAGGATCAAAAATTATCATATCTTGTAGAAGAAAATAGTGAGAAAGACAGAAAATTTGTGGTTGAGAGCAGTAGTCTCAGAGGAAGTATATTGTATAAAAATTTTTTGGATGAGTATGTGAATTATATGGAAAAGGAAGATGCAAAAATAGATGATATAAAGGTATATGATTATGTATTATTCAAAAAAGAGGAAATTATAAGATTGTATTTAAAAGATATGACCAACCTTCCCATAAATAAAAGAAAAGAAGAAATAAGAAGATATTTTGAATTAAAAATAGACAATAAGATAAAAACTATTCTGGATAAAATTGATTTTTCCTATGAATATTTAATTGCAAGGATAAAAAAGTCGATGGACGATTGCAGCGAGAGAAGAAATAAGTTTATACAATTGTATAATGAGAGGGATGCAAAGAAAAAAAGGCTGAGATTGGATGCCAGAAAATGTTTTTATGAATATTTCGATAAATGGAATGGAATGGATACTGAAAATAAATACAGCAATTTTTTAAATGATGAAACCGTATTTTTTCAGATAGCAGGGGGAAAAGTCAAAAAGACTATATGGAAATTTATGAGGGATGAATTCAATGAAAATATAAAAAGAGGAATTCTTGATAGTGATGATCTGGCATCCCTGGTATATCTGAAATTTAAAATAGAGGGTGTAGATGATGCTTTTAAATACAAACATATAGTTATAGATGAAGCACAAGATTACAGCAAGTTTCAATTTGCCGTGTTGAAGGAATTGACATGTAATAATTCCATGACAATAGTAGGTGATGTAGGTCAGGGAATATATTATTATAAGGGAATATCACAATGGGAAGATTTGGTCCGTGATATTTTTGACGACAATTTTAAATATGTAGAAATTACACAAAGCTATAGATCGACTATTGAAATAATTGAATTTGCAAATGAAGTACTAAAATTTCAGGAAAACAGTTTGAAACCGGCCACTCCAATTTTGAGACACGGGGAAAAGCCAAAATTAGTTCAATTTAAAACCAACAGGGAATTCGGAGAACAACTGGATAAAATTGTTGAACATGTATATTCTAGAAACAAAAAAAGCATAGCTGTTATAGGTAAAGACCATAATCAATGCAAAAAAATAAGAGACTATCTGAGAAAATACAGCAAATACAAATGGACTCTTATAAAAGACAACGATAAGAACTTAAAGCTGGATTTTGTAATAATACCATCATATATGACAAAAGGATTGGAGTTTGATTGTACAGTAATATACAATTGTGATGAAAAAAATTATGGATGCTATGAGCTGGATAAGAAAATACTGTACGTAGCACTTACAAGGGCACTTCATTTTGAATATATTTTCTATTCAGGTACAATTTCAAAATTGATTAAATAA
- a CDS encoding class I SAM-dependent methyltransferase: MKWNSKLYDSKHDFVAEYGKDLLEFIQDDRTQKILDLGCGTGVLTAEIAKLCDYVLGIDSSSEMIEKARQAYPNLDFQVMDALEIPCEQKWDVVFSNAVFHWISNHDLLLRKIKDSLKSPGKLICEFGAYGNIKIIEQGFSAVLQDMGITYNSRFTFPTVDTFSQLLIKNGFSIKKIYDFDRPTPLKNGNKGLYNWAMQFFEADLERFSASEQNLILKNLMAKVRDELWNGTCWIADYRRLRVIADV; the protein is encoded by the coding sequence ATGAAGTGGAATTCAAAATTATATGATAGTAAGCATGACTTTGTGGCTGAATATGGCAAGGACCTTTTGGAGTTTATTCAAGATGATAGGACGCAAAAGATTCTTGATTTAGGGTGTGGAACCGGTGTATTGACTGCTGAAATTGCAAAGCTGTGTGATTATGTTTTGGGGATAGACAGTTCTTCAGAAATGATTGAAAAAGCAAGGCAGGCTTATCCCAATCTTGATTTTCAGGTTATGGATGCACTGGAGATACCTTGTGAACAGAAATGGGATGTTGTTTTTTCAAATGCCGTATTTCACTGGATTTCAAATCATGACCTATTGCTTCGGAAAATCAAAGATTCATTAAAGTCCCCCGGGAAACTCATTTGTGAGTTTGGAGCATATGGAAATATCAAAATCATAGAACAGGGGTTTAGCGCTGTATTACAGGACATGGGCATAACCTACAACTCGAGATTTACTTTCCCGACAGTTGATACCTTTAGCCAGCTGCTGATAAAAAACGGATTTTCTATTAAAAAGATTTATGATTTTGACCGTCCAACACCTTTAAAAAATGGAAACAAGGGATTATATAATTGGGCCATGCAATTTTTTGAAGCAGATTTGGAGAGATTCTCAGCCAGTGAACAGAATTTAATATTAAAAAATTTAATGGCGAAGGTACGTGATGAACTATGGAATGGAACATGTTGGATTGCTGATTATAGGAGGTTAAGAGTTATTGCAGATGTCTAA
- a CDS encoding ABC transporter permease: MKLFQTLKLAVKNIISNKLRSVLTMIGIIIGISSVIVLVSMASGSTKQITSQVQALGTNLIMANTSNNSGTRQFTLDDVKNIQELQGISEAAPTISASATVKVSAKSQSTSVTGTTPNFMDVRNMTLSEGRFIADLDVDYRNKVAVLGSDIATQLYGFNDPVGQDISVNGNTYNVIGVLESQGSSMGNNTDDMVIVPSSTAISLAGSRNVQSVYIKSSSDQDVDMVANQVNTYLNNYFKSTDNSTSRVMSQKQLLDTMSSITGTMTYLLGGIAGISLIVGGIGVMNVMLVSVSERTKEIGIRKALGGTKKDILIQFLIESLVLSSLGGIIGVVFGILLGKAISAFGVSVAFSIPVVIFSFSFSMIVGIVFGIFPAYKASNLKPIDALRFE, encoded by the coding sequence ATGAAATTATTTCAGACTTTAAAGCTAGCTGTAAAAAATATAATAAGCAATAAACTGAGGTCTGTTCTCACCATGATAGGTATAATTATAGGAATTTCTTCCGTTATAGTATTGGTAAGCATGGCAAGCGGTTCCACAAAACAGATAACTTCCCAGGTCCAGGCTCTCGGGACCAATCTTATTATGGCAAATACTTCTAATAACAGTGGAACCAGGCAATTTACCCTTGATGATGTGAAAAATATTCAGGAGTTACAGGGAATTTCCGAGGCAGCACCTACCATTAGTGCCAGTGCTACGGTTAAAGTCAGTGCAAAATCCCAAAGCACTTCTGTAACTGGAACTACGCCGAATTTTATGGATGTGAGAAATATGACACTTTCGGAAGGCAGATTTATAGCCGATCTGGATGTAGATTACAGAAATAAAGTGGCAGTTCTGGGATCTGATATTGCAACCCAGCTTTATGGATTTAATGATCCTGTAGGTCAGGATATCAGTGTAAATGGAAATACCTATAATGTTATAGGGGTGTTGGAATCACAGGGAAGTTCCATGGGGAACAACACGGATGATATGGTGATTGTACCATCATCTACGGCTATAAGCCTTGCTGGTAGTAGAAATGTACAAAGTGTGTATATAAAATCTTCAAGTGATCAAGATGTAGATATGGTTGCAAATCAAGTAAATACCTATTTGAACAATTATTTCAAGTCAACAGACAATAGTACCAGCAGGGTCATGAGTCAGAAACAATTGCTTGACACCATGAGTTCAATAACGGGTACCATGACTTATTTGCTTGGGGGGATAGCTGGCATATCACTTATAGTGGGAGGAATAGGAGTAATGAATGTCATGCTGGTATCTGTATCAGAACGTACCAAGGAAATTGGAATAAGAAAGGCACTTGGGGGGACAAAAAAAGATATATTGATTCAATTCTTGATAGAATCCCTGGTTCTGAGTTCACTGGGCGGTATAATAGGTGTAGTATTTGGTATTTTACTTGGAAAGGCAATATCTGCTTTTGGAGTTTCCGTAGCATTTTCAATACCTGTAGTAATTTTTTCATTCTCCTTTTCAATGATTGTAGGCATTGTATTTGGTATATTTCCGGCATACAAAGCTTCAAACCTTAAACCAATAGATGCTCTTAGGTTTGAATAG
- a CDS encoding B12-binding domain-containing radical SAM protein — protein sequence MKVVLVAINAKFIHSNLAVRYLKAFTGELKYDCTIKEFSINDRREKILEEIMREKPDMVGLSCYIWNIDFCTSLARLVKLIDSNIKICYGGPEVSYSSREFLEVNSGDYVISGEGEQTYYDLVDFELQRIKKSDVSERHAVNIKNIKGLCFKGDDKVIFNGDREAMDMNSIAFPYDRNDNLDNKIVYYESSRGCPFNCSYCLSSTTKGVRFLNRERVKRELDFLIGKGIKLIKFVDRTFNCNPLFAMDIWRFLIGKDIDATFHFEISADILTDEEIELLNRAPEGRIQLEVGVQTTNWEVLKNINRKVKFCDIENKVKRIQEFYNINQHLDLIAGLPGENFESFKNSFNDVYSINPEKLQLGFLKLLKGSSMRDECGKWGIVYSPYPPYEVLKTNSISYDEICTLKKVDKMVDKYYNSGKFENIIKYFLNIFETPFDFYSRLGMFFYDKGYLNRNISVLQYYKVFLEFNEEYLKNENFELKEIIKYDYLKFNKKRWLPDFLERSRLRSEEKRIKDRLQNGGIHICGNYHLEKFFIDMDSFINKGVIIRQEEYILFYGENETRIILKER from the coding sequence ATGAAAGTGGTGCTTGTAGCTATAAACGCGAAATTTATTCACAGCAATCTGGCAGTCAGATATTTAAAGGCATTTACGGGAGAATTGAAATATGACTGCACAATAAAGGAATTTTCTATAAACGACAGAAGAGAAAAAATACTGGAAGAGATAATGAGAGAAAAGCCTGACATGGTTGGACTATCTTGTTATATATGGAATATAGATTTTTGCACATCTCTTGCAAGGCTTGTCAAACTTATAGATTCGAATATAAAAATATGCTATGGTGGTCCGGAGGTTTCATATAGTTCCAGAGAGTTCCTGGAAGTGAACTCAGGAGATTATGTGATATCTGGAGAGGGTGAACAGACCTATTATGATTTAGTTGATTTTGAGCTTCAAAGAATCAAGAAATCAGATGTTTCAGAAAGACACGCCGTAAATATCAAAAACATAAAAGGACTGTGCTTCAAAGGAGATGATAAAGTTATATTTAATGGAGACAGAGAGGCTATGGACATGAACAGCATTGCTTTTCCCTATGACAGGAATGATAATCTGGACAACAAGATAGTATATTATGAATCTTCCAGAGGATGTCCATTCAATTGCAGTTATTGTCTGTCATCTACTACAAAAGGTGTTAGATTCTTGAATAGAGAAAGAGTAAAAAGAGAACTCGATTTTTTAATAGGGAAGGGAATCAAACTAATAAAATTTGTAGATAGAACTTTTAACTGCAATCCTCTATTTGCAATGGACATATGGAGATTTTTAATAGGAAAAGATATTGATGCGACTTTTCATTTTGAAATTTCAGCAGATATACTTACGGATGAGGAGATAGAATTGTTGAATAGAGCTCCGGAGGGAAGAATACAGCTGGAGGTTGGAGTTCAGACTACTAATTGGGAAGTGCTTAAAAATATAAACAGGAAAGTCAAATTCTGTGATATAGAGAATAAAGTAAAAAGGATACAGGAATTCTATAATATAAATCAGCATCTAGACTTGATAGCGGGTCTTCCTGGAGAAAACTTTGAATCATTTAAGAACTCTTTTAATGATGTTTATTCCATTAATCCTGAAAAGCTTCAGCTTGGATTTTTAAAACTTTTAAAAGGATCTTCAATGAGAGATGAATGCGGAAAGTGGGGAATAGTATATTCACCATATCCGCCTTATGAAGTGCTCAAAACAAATTCTATAAGTTATGATGAAATATGTACTTTGAAAAAAGTTGATAAAATGGTTGATAAATATTATAATTCTGGAAAATTTGAGAATATAATAAAATATTTTTTAAACATATTTGAAACCCCCTTTGATTTTTATTCCAGATTGGGAATGTTTTTTTATGATAAAGGATATTTAAATAGGAATATATCTGTTCTCCAGTACTATAAAGTATTTCTGGAATTCAACGAAGAATATCTCAAAAATGAAAATTTTGAATTGAAGGAAATAATAAAGTATGATTATTTAAAGTTCAATAAAAAGAGATGGCTTCCAGATTTTCTGGAGAGAAGCAGATTAAGAAGTGAGGAAAAGAGGATAAAAGACAGGCTTCAGAATGGTGGAATACATATTTGCGGGAATTATCATCTGGAAAAGTTTTTTATAGATATGGATAGTTTCATAAATAAAGGAGTTATAATCAGGCAGGAAGAGTACATATTGTTCTATGGAGAAAATGAAACAAGAATAATATTAAAGGAGAGATAA
- the def gene encoding peptide deformylase, with protein MSVREVLKYGNKTLKRVSRRVEKIDDTILDTVEDLRDTLKEDAGGIGLSAPQIGVLKRIILIDLKEEDFTPIVLINPKIIKKIGHEESVEGCLSYPGYEGIVIRPKKVIVTGLNLDDKEVNYTADGLLAKAFCHEIDHLDGILYMEKAKKIYKLDKK; from the coding sequence TTGTCAGTAAGAGAAGTATTAAAATACGGGAATAAAACTTTAAAAAGGGTGAGCAGAAGAGTTGAAAAAATAGATGACACTATATTGGATACAGTAGAAGATCTTAGGGATACTCTAAAAGAGGATGCAGGCGGTATAGGACTTTCAGCACCACAGATAGGCGTACTGAAAAGAATCATACTCATAGATTTAAAAGAGGAAGACTTTACCCCAATTGTATTGATAAACCCTAAAATCATAAAAAAAATAGGACATGAGGAAAGCGTTGAAGGCTGCCTGAGCTATCCCGGCTATGAAGGAATTGTAATACGTCCAAAAAAAGTAATTGTAACCGGACTAAATTTAGATGACAAGGAAGTAAACTATACTGCAGATGGTCTTCTGGCAAAGGCTTTCTGTCACGAAATAGATCACTTAGACGGAATACTGTACATGGAAAAAGCTAAAAAAATATACAAATTAGATAAAAAGTAA